One genomic segment of Ctenopharyngodon idella isolate HZGC_01 chromosome 7, HZGC01, whole genome shotgun sequence includes these proteins:
- the LOC127515129 gene encoding uncharacterized protein LOC127515129 isoform X1: MRGVAITTTYIYTDYILTQHTTGCTAFADNKGTSRKMAVNNTMDYLSNCTLQSKMNFSGDPFYECMDSYPGNILTATGLLMNTVLLLPVNCWILWLVRRTADVASSDFVILNQSVAEVINDVSFVIFVLGAFLNKKALILTAIFLCSTFLVGRPLFQTIFCVERYLAVVHPLVYLKYTKKHKIKLLLVVLVWLIILMVGLFIVDSYPKIPIWLGMGLYLAMLVVCSSCSVMILLVLKRPKPGGRGKGAYQLKRKAFLAVTVILITLVFGYGTVSCVIVLKDQLSYHTYCSVLGLSWWTFIPSAAVQPYLYLSKVHKVFFVLNFLKKLHKSLALFGNK, translated from the exons ATGAGAGGAGTGGCTATCACAACAACATATATTTACACAGACTATATCCTCACACAACACACTACAGGCTGCACAGCATTT GCAGATAACAAAGGAACATCTAGAAAAATGGCAGTGAACAACACTATGGATTATTTATCCAACTGCACTTTACAATCTAAAATGAACTTTTCTGGTGATCCATTTTATGAGTGCATGGACTCTTATCCAGGAAATATTCTCACTGCCACCGGTTTACTGATGAACACTGTCCTTTTGTTGCCTGTGAACTGCTGGATTCTGTGGCTGGTGAGGAGAACTGCCGATGTTGCATCCTCAGactttgtcattttaaatcAGTCTGTTGCTGAGGTCATTAATGATGTTTCCTTCGTTATTTTTGTGTTAGGTGCTTTCCTTAATAAGAAGGCTCTTATTCTTACTGCTATTTTCCTGTGCAGTACATTCCTGGTGGGTCGACCACTCTTTCAAACCATTTTCTGTGTAGAGCGCTACCTGGCTGTGGTCCATCCACTGGTCTACctgaaatacacaaaaaaacataaaataaaactgctgtTAGTTGTGCTTGTCTGGCTAATTATATTGAtggttggactgtttattgtgGATTCCTACCCTAAAATCCCTATATGGCTTGGCATGGGACTATATCTGGCAATGTTAGTTGTGTGTTCATCTTGCTCTGTCATGATTTTATTGGTTTTGAAGAGGCCCAAGCCTGGGGGCAGAGGGAAAGGAGCATATCAACTGAAGAGAAAGGCTTTTCTAGCCGTCACGGTCATCTTGATCACGCTGGTGTTTGGCTATGGGACAGTCTCATGTGTTATTGTACTGAAGGATCAACTTTCATATCACACTTATTGTTCAGTTCTAGGCTTAAGTTGGTGGACCTTTATAccaagtgctgcagttcaaccTTACCTCTACCTGTCAAAAGTGCATAAAGTATTTTTCGTCCTGAACTTCTTGAAGAAACTACATAAAAGTCTTGCATTGTTTGGTAacaaatga
- the LOC127515129 gene encoding uncharacterized protein LOC127515129 isoform X2, translated as MAVNNTMDYLSNCTLQSKMNFSGDPFYECMDSYPGNILTATGLLMNTVLLLPVNCWILWLVRRTADVASSDFVILNQSVAEVINDVSFVIFVLGAFLNKKALILTAIFLCSTFLVGRPLFQTIFCVERYLAVVHPLVYLKYTKKHKIKLLLVVLVWLIILMVGLFIVDSYPKIPIWLGMGLYLAMLVVCSSCSVMILLVLKRPKPGGRGKGAYQLKRKAFLAVTVILITLVFGYGTVSCVIVLKDQLSYHTYCSVLGLSWWTFIPSAAVQPYLYLSKVHKVFFVLNFLKKLHKSLALFGNK; from the coding sequence ATGGCAGTGAACAACACTATGGATTATTTATCCAACTGCACTTTACAATCTAAAATGAACTTTTCTGGTGATCCATTTTATGAGTGCATGGACTCTTATCCAGGAAATATTCTCACTGCCACCGGTTTACTGATGAACACTGTCCTTTTGTTGCCTGTGAACTGCTGGATTCTGTGGCTGGTGAGGAGAACTGCCGATGTTGCATCCTCAGactttgtcattttaaatcAGTCTGTTGCTGAGGTCATTAATGATGTTTCCTTCGTTATTTTTGTGTTAGGTGCTTTCCTTAATAAGAAGGCTCTTATTCTTACTGCTATTTTCCTGTGCAGTACATTCCTGGTGGGTCGACCACTCTTTCAAACCATTTTCTGTGTAGAGCGCTACCTGGCTGTGGTCCATCCACTGGTCTACctgaaatacacaaaaaaacataaaataaaactgctgtTAGTTGTGCTTGTCTGGCTAATTATATTGAtggttggactgtttattgtgGATTCCTACCCTAAAATCCCTATATGGCTTGGCATGGGACTATATCTGGCAATGTTAGTTGTGTGTTCATCTTGCTCTGTCATGATTTTATTGGTTTTGAAGAGGCCCAAGCCTGGGGGCAGAGGGAAAGGAGCATATCAACTGAAGAGAAAGGCTTTTCTAGCCGTCACGGTCATCTTGATCACGCTGGTGTTTGGCTATGGGACAGTCTCATGTGTTATTGTACTGAAGGATCAACTTTCATATCACACTTATTGTTCAGTTCTAGGCTTAAGTTGGTGGACCTTTATAccaagtgctgcagttcaaccTTACCTCTACCTGTCAAAAGTGCATAAAGTATTTTTCGTCCTGAACTTCTTGAAGAAACTACATAAAAGTCTTGCATTGTTTGGTAacaaatga